One region of Catenuloplanes indicus genomic DNA includes:
- the leuE gene encoding leucine efflux protein LeuE translates to MMQGVLGVTDLWTYVLGTVAIVLLPGPNSLYVLSVAARRGVGTGYRAACGVFAGDAVLMVLSAAGVASLLRAYPPLFLVIKYAGAAYLCWVGLSMLRGAWRRRRSPATVAEDPPPVTQPFRKALLISLMNPKAILFFVSFFIQFVDPGYPYPELSFLLLGTIVQICSALYLTVLILSGSYLAAQFRRRRLLARAGTTAIGALFVTFGAKLATATI, encoded by the coding sequence ATGATGCAGGGCGTGCTGGGAGTGACCGACCTCTGGACCTACGTGCTGGGCACGGTGGCGATCGTGCTGCTGCCCGGCCCGAACTCGCTGTACGTGCTCTCCGTGGCGGCCCGCCGCGGCGTCGGCACCGGATACCGGGCCGCGTGCGGCGTCTTCGCCGGCGACGCCGTGCTGATGGTGCTGTCCGCCGCCGGCGTCGCCTCGCTGCTGCGCGCCTATCCCCCGCTGTTCCTGGTGATCAAGTATGCGGGCGCGGCGTACCTCTGCTGGGTCGGCCTGTCCATGCTGCGCGGTGCCTGGCGTCGCCGGCGCTCCCCCGCCACCGTCGCCGAGGACCCGCCGCCGGTCACCCAGCCGTTCCGGAAGGCGCTGCTGATCAGCCTGATGAACCCGAAGGCGATCCTGTTCTTCGTCTCGTTCTTCATCCAGTTCGTCGACCCCGGCTACCCCTACCCAGAACTGTCGTTCCTGCTGCTCGGCACGATCGTGCAGATCTGCAGCGCGCTCTACCTGACCGTACTGATCCTCTCCGGCAGCTACCTCGCCGCACAGTTCCGCCGTCGCCGTCTGCTGGCCCGCGCCGGCACCACCGCGATCGGCGCGCTCTTCGTCACCTTCGGCGCCAAGCTCGCCACGGCGACGATCTAG
- a CDS encoding bifunctional pyridoxamine 5'-phosphate oxidase family protein/GNAT family N-acetyltransferase, translating into MGDDFTPTHRTTALRGKGRIRYDRELAYQILDETFEAHMAFVVDGEPRVLPQLIARVGDTLYLHGSTGGRPMLAARDAGLAVCVEATVLDGLVLARSQFNHSANYRSVIAHGTALPVIVAAEKERALTALVEKVAAGRSADSRPGTKKELSQTTVLALPLTEVSAKIRAHGVGEEEPGDETLPHWAGVLPLRRVRGLPEPDDALTVPVPDYLRPARGAWETPVTLRGEHVLLEPLDLVHAADLLAACGDPEIWEHLPVSAPRTLDEMRAYLRNRLAATPTVPWLQRDARTGAVIGTTSYYDIEERHRTVAIGHTYFAKSHWRTGANTESKLLLLTRAFEELGAVRVAWETDNRNVRSQRAIERLGAVKEGVLRRHKRRADGTWRDTVLYSMTAEEWPNARAALRDRLRAHHPERA; encoded by the coding sequence ATGGGGGACGACTTCACACCCACTCATCGCACCACGGCGCTCCGCGGCAAGGGGCGGATTCGCTATGACCGGGAGCTGGCGTACCAGATCCTCGACGAGACGTTCGAGGCGCACATGGCGTTCGTCGTCGACGGCGAGCCGCGCGTGCTCCCCCAGCTGATCGCGCGCGTCGGCGACACGCTGTACCTGCACGGCTCCACCGGCGGCCGGCCGATGCTGGCCGCGCGCGACGCCGGCCTGGCCGTCTGCGTCGAGGCCACCGTCCTGGACGGGCTGGTACTGGCTCGCTCCCAGTTCAACCACAGCGCGAACTACCGGTCGGTGATCGCGCACGGCACCGCACTCCCGGTCATCGTCGCCGCGGAGAAGGAGCGTGCGCTCACCGCGCTGGTGGAGAAGGTCGCGGCGGGCCGGTCCGCGGACAGCCGGCCCGGTACGAAGAAGGAACTGAGTCAGACCACCGTGCTGGCGCTGCCGCTGACCGAGGTGTCGGCGAAGATCCGCGCGCACGGCGTGGGCGAGGAGGAGCCGGGCGACGAGACGCTGCCCCACTGGGCCGGCGTGCTGCCGCTGCGCCGGGTCCGCGGCCTGCCGGAGCCGGACGACGCGCTGACCGTACCGGTGCCGGATTATCTGCGCCCGGCGCGCGGCGCGTGGGAGACGCCGGTGACGCTGCGCGGTGAGCACGTGCTCCTCGAGCCGCTGGACCTCGTGCACGCGGCCGACCTGCTGGCGGCCTGCGGCGATCCGGAGATCTGGGAGCACCTGCCGGTCAGCGCGCCGCGCACGCTCGACGAGATGCGCGCCTACCTGCGCAACCGGCTGGCCGCGACGCCGACCGTGCCGTGGCTGCAGCGCGACGCGCGCACCGGCGCGGTCATCGGCACCACGTCGTACTACGACATCGAGGAACGGCACCGTACGGTCGCGATCGGGCACACGTACTTCGCGAAGAGCCACTGGCGGACCGGGGCGAACACGGAGTCCAAGCTGCTGCTGCTCACCCGCGCGTTCGAGGAGCTGGGCGCGGTCCGGGTGGCCTGGGAGACGGACAACCGGAACGTACGGTCACAACGCGCGATCGAGCGCCTCGGTGCGGTCAAGGAGGGCGTGCTGCGCCGGCACAAGCGGCGCGCGGACGGCACCTGGCGCGACACCGTGCTCTACTCGATGACCGCCGAGGAGTGGCCGAACGCACGCGCCGCACTGCGGGATCGGCTGCGGGCGCACCACCCGGAGCGCGCATGA
- a CDS encoding aminotransferase class I/II-fold pyridoxal phosphate-dependent enzyme has protein sequence MAEHYQISGSTAAEISESVEAGVRAGDLGPGAALPPVRTLAKALSCSPATVAKAYQTLRQRGLIETAGRNGTRVRERPPIATSGRSALRLPTPPGALDLSTGEPDLALMPALGPRLARLAAAEFSPTNYTDAGALPELVELARVRFAGDGIPVDDAEITVTSGALDAMERLLAAHLRPGDKVAVEDPGWANALDLIAALGLTAVPMPVDDEGPTPEGLRTALTSGAGAAIVTTRAQNPTGAAVSAGRAAELRSVLAEFPSVLLIEDDHAAELAPVTLHALAGATGSWAFVRSVSKPYGPDLRLAVVAGDEATIARVAGRMRVGAGWVSTLLQHVVLYLWRDDEVINGVIRARDSYVTRRLALRAALKAHGLDARGRTGLNVWVSVPDETRAVAALRDAGYVVAPGSLFRLASPPAIRITISPLAEDDIQPLADAVAAAAALDPVPARSSMALTA, from the coding sequence GTGGCAGAACATTATCAGATCAGCGGATCCACGGCGGCCGAGATCTCGGAGAGCGTGGAGGCCGGCGTGCGCGCCGGTGACCTCGGGCCGGGCGCGGCGCTGCCGCCGGTCCGCACCCTGGCCAAGGCGCTGAGCTGCAGCCCGGCGACCGTGGCCAAGGCCTATCAGACGCTGCGGCAGCGCGGCCTGATCGAGACCGCGGGGCGCAACGGCACCCGGGTCCGCGAGCGGCCGCCGATCGCGACGTCCGGCCGGTCCGCGCTGCGGCTGCCCACGCCGCCCGGCGCGCTCGACCTCTCCACCGGCGAGCCCGACCTCGCGCTGATGCCCGCGCTCGGCCCGCGCCTGGCCCGGCTCGCGGCCGCGGAGTTCTCGCCGACCAACTACACGGACGCGGGCGCGCTGCCCGAGCTGGTCGAGCTGGCCCGGGTGCGGTTCGCCGGGGACGGCATCCCGGTCGACGACGCGGAGATCACGGTCACCAGCGGCGCGCTCGACGCGATGGAACGGCTGCTCGCCGCGCACCTGCGGCCCGGCGACAAGGTCGCGGTCGAGGACCCGGGCTGGGCGAACGCGCTCGACCTGATCGCGGCGCTCGGCCTGACCGCGGTGCCGATGCCGGTCGACGACGAGGGCCCGACGCCGGAGGGCCTGCGCACCGCGCTCACCTCCGGCGCCGGTGCGGCCATCGTCACCACCCGCGCGCAGAACCCGACCGGTGCCGCGGTCAGCGCGGGCCGCGCGGCCGAGCTGCGGTCGGTGCTGGCCGAGTTCCCGTCCGTGCTGCTGATCGAGGACGACCACGCGGCCGAGCTGGCCCCGGTCACGCTGCACGCGCTGGCCGGTGCGACCGGTTCGTGGGCGTTCGTCCGGTCGGTCTCCAAGCCGTACGGTCCGGACCTTCGCCTCGCCGTGGTGGCCGGGGACGAGGCCACGATCGCGCGCGTGGCCGGCCGCATGCGGGTCGGCGCCGGCTGGGTGTCCACGCTGCTCCAGCACGTGGTGCTCTACCTGTGGCGGGACGACGAGGTGATCAATGGGGTGATCCGCGCGCGGGACAGCTACGTCACCCGGCGGCTCGCGCTGCGCGCCGCGCTCAAGGCACACGGGCTGGACGCGCGTGGGCGCACCGGGCTCAACGTGTGGGTCAGCGTGCCGGACGAGACACGCGCGGTCGCGGCGCTGCGCGATGCCGGGTACGTGGTGGCGCCCGGCTCGCTCTTCCGGCTCGCGTCGCCGCCCGCCATCCGGATCACGATCAGCCCGCTGGCCGAGGACGACATCCAGCCGCTGGCCGACGCGGTGGCCGCGGCGGCTGCGCTCGACCCGGTGCCGGCCCGCTCGTCGATGGCGCTGACCGCGTGA
- a CDS encoding UdgX family uracil-DNA binding protein (This protein belongs to the uracil DNA glycosylase superfamily, members of which act in excision repair of DNA. However, it belongs more specifically to UdgX branch, whose founding member was found to bind uracil in DNA (where it does not belong), without cleaving it, appears to promote DNA repair by a pathway involving RecA, rather than base excision.) codes for MQTAAPFVPASASSIAELRDAAPACRGCELWEPATQVVFGRGDEHAKVIFVGEQPGDVEDQKGLPFVGPAGHLLRRAVDDAGLPVSDLYITNSVKHFRFERRGARRIHKTPDQQHITACHPWLVSEFAQLRPSLVVLLGATAAKAVLGPSFRVTRQRGQLMPWPASAQHPADFPSGHEAKALATIHPSAVLRADDREAAYNGLVADLRVAATALT; via the coding sequence ATGCAGACGGCTGCCCCTTTCGTTCCCGCCTCCGCCTCGAGCATCGCGGAGCTGCGCGATGCCGCCCCGGCCTGCCGGGGCTGCGAGCTGTGGGAACCGGCCACCCAGGTGGTCTTCGGCCGCGGCGACGAGCACGCCAAGGTGATCTTCGTGGGCGAGCAGCCCGGCGACGTGGAGGACCAGAAGGGCCTGCCGTTCGTCGGCCCGGCCGGGCACCTGCTCCGGCGCGCGGTCGACGACGCCGGCCTGCCGGTCTCCGACCTCTACATCACGAACTCGGTGAAGCACTTCCGGTTCGAGCGGCGCGGCGCGCGGCGCATCCACAAGACGCCGGACCAGCAGCACATCACGGCCTGCCACCCGTGGCTGGTGAGCGAGTTCGCGCAACTCCGGCCGTCGCTGGTGGTGCTGCTCGGCGCGACCGCGGCCAAGGCGGTGCTCGGCCCGTCGTTCCGGGTCACCCGGCAGCGCGGTCAGCTGATGCCGTGGCCGGCGTCCGCGCAGCACCCGGCGGACTTCCCGAGCGGCCACGAGGCGAAGGCGCTGGCCACCATCCACCCGTCCGCGGTGCTGCGCGCGGACGACCGGGAGGCGGCGTACAACGGACTCGTCGCGGACCTGCGCGTGGCGGCCACCGCATTGACATGA
- a CDS encoding MFS transporter, with product MNVTASAGRVQRRTLALLVATQIIGGIGVAIGITVGALLSARMAGVGLSGLPGSGAVIGGALLAVPVTRIVQARGRRPGMALAYLVGALGAVLVVLAVVAGSVPLLFLGMFLFGGGTAANLQARYVAVDLAAPARRGRDLSLVVWSATIGSVAAPNLADLADRAVTGLHLPALSGAFVVSAVAFTLASLVLFGLLRPDPLLLARTLDGSSAPDFRRPAGVRAGARVVARLPEARLAIAAVATGHLVMVAVMSMTPVHLGEGHADADLLRVVGIVLSVHIAGMYGLSPVTGWLADRYGRRPVIIGGLVLLITACAVAGTAGHDTPRLTLGLALLGLGWSGTMVGGSTLLSESVPAAGRPAVQGLSDLVMGVAGAGAGALSGAVVALAGYGTLTVLAAMAALPVLALALRSKGAVSVKET from the coding sequence ATGAACGTTACGGCGTCGGCCGGCCGGGTGCAGCGGCGCACGCTCGCGTTGCTCGTCGCCACGCAGATCATCGGCGGGATCGGGGTGGCGATCGGCATCACGGTCGGCGCGCTGCTGTCCGCGCGGATGGCCGGCGTCGGGCTGTCCGGCCTGCCCGGCAGCGGCGCGGTGATCGGCGGCGCGCTGCTCGCGGTGCCGGTCACCCGGATCGTGCAGGCGCGCGGGCGGCGGCCGGGCATGGCGCTGGCGTACCTGGTGGGCGCGCTCGGCGCGGTGCTGGTCGTGCTCGCGGTCGTGGCCGGTTCCGTACCGCTGCTGTTCCTGGGCATGTTCCTGTTCGGCGGCGGCACGGCGGCGAACCTGCAGGCACGGTACGTCGCGGTGGACCTCGCCGCGCCCGCGCGCCGCGGGCGGGACCTGTCGCTGGTGGTGTGGTCGGCCACGATCGGCTCGGTGGCCGCGCCGAACCTGGCCGACCTCGCGGACCGGGCCGTGACCGGGCTGCACCTGCCCGCGCTGAGCGGCGCGTTCGTGGTCAGCGCCGTGGCGTTCACCCTGGCCTCGCTGGTGCTGTTCGGTCTGCTCCGGCCGGATCCGCTGCTGCTCGCCCGTACCCTCGACGGCTCGTCCGCTCCTGACTTCCGGCGGCCCGCCGGCGTACGGGCCGGTGCGCGCGTGGTGGCCCGGCTGCCCGAGGCGCGGCTGGCGATCGCGGCCGTCGCCACCGGCCACCTGGTGATGGTCGCGGTGATGTCGATGACACCGGTCCACCTGGGGGAGGGGCACGCGGACGCGGACCTGCTGCGCGTCGTCGGCATCGTGCTCAGCGTGCACATCGCCGGCATGTACGGTTTGTCGCCGGTCACCGGATGGCTCGCCGACCGGTACGGCCGCCGGCCCGTGATCATCGGCGGGCTGGTGTTGCTGATCACGGCATGCGCGGTCGCCGGTACGGCCGGGCACGACACCCCGCGGCTGACGCTCGGCCTGGCGCTGCTCGGGCTGGGCTGGTCGGGCACGATGGTGGGCGGCTCGACGCTGCTCTCCGAGTCCGTCCCGGCCGCCGGCCGGCCCGCGGTCCAAGGCCTGTCCGACCTGGTCATGGGCGTTGCCGGGGCGGGTGCGGGCGCGCTCAGCGGCGCGGTCGTGGCGCTGGCCGGATATGGCACGCTGACCGTGCTGGCCGCGATGGCCGCGCTGCCGGTTCTGGCGCTAGCGTTGCGGTCCAAGGGTGCTGTTTCGGTCAAGGAGACGTGA
- a CDS encoding DUF3046 domain-containing protein: MRLTDFWQRMDEVFGAGYAPSLASDQVLTTLGGRTVREALDSGVATVVVWRAVCAAYPDRVPAKLR, from the coding sequence GTGCGGCTGACAGATTTCTGGCAGCGGATGGACGAGGTTTTCGGTGCCGGCTACGCGCCGAGCCTCGCCAGCGACCAGGTGCTGACTACGCTGGGTGGTCGGACCGTGCGGGAGGCGCTCGACTCGGGAGTGGCCACCGTCGTGGTCTGGCGGGCCGTTTGCGCTGCTTATCCCGATCGCGTGCCGGCGAAGCTGCGCTGA
- the recA gene encoding recombinase RecA produces MAAGPDREKALELALAQIDKQFGKGSVMRLGERPVAQMAVIPTGSIALDVALGVGGLPRGRVVEVYGPESSGKTTVALHAVANVQKAGGIAAFIDAEHALDPEYARALGVDTDALLVSQPDTGEQALEITDMLVRSGALDIIVIDSVAALVPRAEIEGEMGDSHVGLQARLMSQALRKITGILNNSNTTAIFINQLREKIGVMFGSPETTTGGRALKFYASVRLDVRRIESLKDGTDVVGNRTRVKVVKNKVAAPFKQAEFDIMYGKGISREGSLIDVGVEQSIIRKSGAWYTYDGDQLGQGKEKAREFLKENPDVAAEIEKKILEKLGVGQTSGDAAGGPELPPVDF; encoded by the coding sequence ATGGCGGCAGGTCCTGACCGCGAAAAGGCGCTCGAGCTTGCTCTGGCGCAGATCGACAAGCAGTTCGGCAAGGGTTCCGTGATGCGGCTGGGCGAGCGCCCGGTCGCCCAGATGGCGGTCATCCCGACCGGCTCCATCGCGCTCGACGTGGCGCTCGGCGTCGGTGGTCTGCCCCGCGGCCGAGTCGTCGAGGTCTACGGTCCGGAGTCCTCCGGTAAGACCACGGTTGCACTGCACGCCGTCGCGAACGTGCAGAAGGCCGGCGGCATCGCCGCGTTCATCGACGCCGAGCACGCGCTCGACCCGGAGTACGCACGGGCCCTCGGCGTCGACACCGACGCGCTGCTCGTCTCCCAGCCGGACACCGGTGAGCAGGCCTTGGAGATCACGGACATGCTGGTCCGCTCCGGTGCGCTCGACATCATCGTCATCGACTCCGTGGCGGCCCTGGTGCCCCGCGCCGAGATCGAGGGCGAGATGGGCGACAGCCACGTGGGTCTGCAGGCCCGCCTGATGAGCCAGGCGCTCCGCAAGATCACCGGTATCCTCAACAACTCGAACACCACGGCTATCTTCATCAACCAGCTCCGCGAGAAGATCGGCGTCATGTTCGGCTCGCCGGAGACCACGACCGGTGGCCGGGCGCTCAAGTTCTACGCCTCGGTCCGGCTCGACGTGCGCCGCATCGAGAGCCTGAAGGACGGCACCGACGTGGTCGGTAACCGCACCCGCGTCAAGGTCGTGAAGAACAAGGTCGCGGCGCCGTTCAAGCAGGCCGAGTTCGACATCATGTATGGCAAGGGCATCTCCCGCGAGGGCTCGCTGATCGACGTCGGCGTGGAGCAGAGCATCATCCGCAAGTCCGGCGCGTGGTACACGTACGACGGCGACCAGCTCGGCCAGGGCAAGGAGAAGGCGCGCGAGTTCCTCAAGGAGAACCCGGACGTCGCCGCCGAGATCGAGAAGAAGATCCTGGAGAAGCTCGGCGTGGGTCAGACCAGCGGCGACGCCGCCGGCGGCCCGGAATTGCCGCCGGTCGACTTCTGA
- a CDS encoding regulatory protein RecX, giving the protein MAGDGPAEKPAPKPRDEAEVAREICLRQLATRPRTRAELAAALTKREISAEVIESVLARYDEVGMIDDAAFAREWVTTRHRGRGLAKRALADELRRRGVDSETAGAALDELDPETEEATAFALAERKVRTARGEPDAVFRRVVGMLGRKGYPAGLAIRAVKAAMEAQAAEAEDLDDGYAELVDQIDPDALADAARGDSDPI; this is encoded by the coding sequence CTGGCCGGTGACGGCCCGGCGGAGAAGCCGGCACCGAAGCCACGCGACGAGGCCGAGGTGGCCCGGGAGATCTGCCTCCGGCAGCTCGCCACCCGCCCGCGCACCCGCGCCGAACTGGCCGCCGCCCTGACCAAACGGGAGATCTCCGCCGAGGTGATCGAGTCGGTCCTCGCGCGCTACGACGAGGTCGGCATGATCGACGACGCCGCCTTCGCCCGGGAGTGGGTCACCACCCGGCACCGCGGCCGTGGCCTGGCCAAACGTGCCCTCGCCGACGAACTGCGCCGCCGCGGCGTCGACTCCGAGACGGCCGGTGCCGCCCTCGACGAACTCGACCCGGAGACGGAGGAGGCAACGGCGTTCGCCCTGGCCGAGCGGAAGGTGCGCACCGCTCGCGGCGAACCGGACGCGGTCTTCCGCCGGGTCGTGGGCATGCTCGGCCGCAAGGGTTACCCGGCGGGCCTGGCGATCCGCGCGGTCAAGGCCGCGATGGAGGCACAGGCCGCCGAGGCCGAGGACCTCGACGACGGCTACGCCGAACTGGTTGACCAGATCGACCCGGACGCCCTCGCGGATGCAGCGAGGGGCGACTCGGACCCGATCTGA
- the rny gene encoding ribonuclease Y, whose protein sequence is MTAWTVALFGVVLVLIVLVAGGIAYVVRVLRRLQPVTPARPAEDDPAFLAQKDKQERSLAKLQTAAAEATSAVEEAKNETAAARTDAAAARAEASSARAEARRVLDAAHAEADTILDRAHRQAEADAEQVRAAARRSGEREVALLNATVKEQAAEVERRAARIDERERQHTEELDRLIERERRLADRESDLTARENSLAEREAAVAAAEEVRQRELERVAGLTADAAKTEVVESIEAQAKREAAILVRDIENDARSTAEDRARHLVVDAIQRVASEQTAESVVSVLHLPSDEMKGRIIGREGRNIRAFESVTGVNLIIDDTPEAVLLSCFDPVRREIGRLTLDKLVLDGRIHPHRIEEVFETAKDEVERLCLRAAEDALVEVGITDIHPELVTYLGRLRYRTSYGQNVLKHLVETAHIAGVMAAELRLDVPTIKRCAFLHDIGKALTHEVEGSHALIGADLARKYGESEDVVHAIEAHHNEVAPQTIEAVLTQASDACSGGRPGARRESLEAYVKRLERIEEIAGGKGGVDKVFAMQAGREIRVMVRPEDIDDIAAAVLARDVAKQIEEELTYPGQIRVTVVRESRVTEIAR, encoded by the coding sequence ATGACGGCGTGGACCGTGGCGCTGTTCGGCGTCGTGCTCGTGCTGATCGTCCTCGTGGCGGGCGGAATAGCGTACGTCGTCCGAGTCCTGCGCCGCCTGCAACCGGTTACCCCCGCGCGTCCCGCCGAGGACGACCCCGCCTTCCTCGCGCAGAAGGACAAGCAGGAACGCTCGCTCGCCAAGCTGCAGACCGCCGCCGCCGAGGCCACCTCCGCGGTCGAGGAGGCGAAGAACGAGACCGCCGCCGCGCGTACCGACGCCGCCGCCGCCCGCGCCGAGGCCAGCTCGGCCCGGGCCGAGGCACGCCGTGTGCTGGACGCCGCGCACGCGGAGGCGGACACGATCCTGGACCGCGCGCACCGCCAGGCCGAGGCCGATGCCGAGCAGGTCCGCGCCGCGGCCCGGCGCAGCGGCGAGCGCGAAGTCGCGCTGCTCAACGCGACCGTGAAGGAGCAGGCAGCCGAGGTCGAGCGCCGCGCCGCCCGGATCGACGAGCGGGAGCGGCAGCACACCGAGGAACTGGACCGGCTGATCGAACGCGAACGCCGGCTCGCCGACCGGGAGAGCGATCTCACCGCGCGGGAGAACTCGCTGGCCGAGCGGGAGGCCGCGGTCGCGGCCGCCGAGGAGGTGCGCCAGCGCGAGCTGGAGCGCGTCGCCGGCCTCACCGCGGACGCCGCCAAGACCGAGGTGGTCGAGTCGATCGAGGCCCAGGCCAAGCGCGAGGCCGCGATCCTGGTCCGGGACATCGAGAACGACGCCCGCAGCACCGCCGAGGACCGCGCCCGGCACCTGGTCGTCGACGCGATCCAGCGGGTGGCCAGCGAACAGACCGCGGAGAGCGTGGTCAGCGTGCTGCACCTGCCGAGCGACGAGATGAAGGGCCGGATCATCGGCCGCGAGGGCCGCAACATCCGCGCGTTCGAGTCGGTCACCGGCGTCAACCTGATCATCGACGACACGCCCGAGGCCGTGCTGCTCTCCTGCTTCGACCCGGTCCGCCGGGAGATCGGCCGCCTCACGCTGGACAAGCTGGTGCTGGACGGCCGCATCCACCCGCACCGGATCGAGGAGGTCTTCGAGACCGCGAAGGACGAGGTCGAGCGCCTCTGCCTGCGCGCCGCCGAGGATGCGCTGGTCGAGGTCGGCATCACCGACATCCACCCGGAGCTGGTCACCTATCTGGGCCGGCTGCGCTACCGCACCAGCTACGGGCAGAACGTGCTCAAGCACCTGGTCGAGACCGCGCACATCGCCGGTGTGATGGCCGCCGAGCTGCGCCTGGACGTACCCACGATCAAGCGGTGTGCCTTCCTGCACGACATCGGCAAGGCGCTCACCCACGAGGTCGAGGGCAGCCACGCGCTGATCGGCGCGGACCTGGCCCGCAAGTACGGCGAGTCCGAGGACGTGGTGCACGCGATCGAGGCGCACCACAACGAGGTCGCACCGCAGACCATCGAGGCCGTGCTGACCCAGGCCTCCGACGCCTGCTCCGGCGGCCGTCCCGGCGCCCGCCGGGAGAGCCTGGAGGCCTACGTCAAGCGCCTCGAGCGGATCGAGGAGATCGCCGGCGGGAAGGGCGGCGTCGACAAGGTCTTCGCCATGCAGGCCGGCCGCGAGATCCGGGTCATGGTCCGCCCCGAGGACATCGACGACATCGCGGCCGCGGTCCTGGCCCGCGACGTGGCCAAGCAGATCGAGGAGGAGCTGACCTACCCCGGCCAGATCCGCGTCACGGTCGTCCGCGAGTCCCGGGTCACCGAGATCGCCCGCTGA
- a CDS encoding amino acid ABC transporter permease: MSTDAVLYDHPGPRAKIRNLVLTVVFGLGLLALLYWIYVKFDQKNQWAAELWTPFLEANTWVNFIIPGLQQTLAAALVAMVLSLTFGIVFAVGRLSDHWWVRVPAGAVVEFFRAVPLLLMIFFIFYGLPYVNGGVPIPAFWAVVVGLTLYNGSVLAEAFRAGVRAVPTGQSEAAYGIGMRKNQVMRFILIPQAARAMLPVIVSQLVVLVKDTALGYIVAFPELMQRGVNDLGANRANIVAAALVAAAIYIVINFLLTSLASFIERRTRRRGIRVPRNGANPVRTAAQNVAMPAGMGGGAVGA, from the coding sequence ATGAGTACCGACGCGGTCCTCTACGACCACCCGGGCCCCCGCGCCAAGATCCGCAACCTGGTCCTCACGGTCGTCTTCGGCCTCGGGCTGCTGGCGCTGCTCTACTGGATCTACGTCAAGTTCGACCAGAAGAACCAGTGGGCGGCCGAGCTCTGGACGCCGTTCCTCGAGGCGAACACCTGGGTCAACTTCATCATCCCGGGCCTGCAGCAGACGCTGGCCGCCGCGCTCGTCGCGATGGTGCTGTCGCTGACGTTCGGCATCGTCTTCGCGGTCGGCCGGCTCTCCGACCACTGGTGGGTCCGCGTGCCGGCCGGCGCGGTGGTCGAGTTCTTCCGGGCCGTACCGCTGCTGCTGATGATCTTCTTCATCTTCTACGGCCTCCCGTACGTCAACGGCGGCGTCCCGATCCCGGCGTTCTGGGCCGTGGTCGTCGGCCTCACGCTCTACAACGGCTCCGTGCTCGCCGAGGCGTTCCGGGCCGGCGTCCGCGCCGTCCCGACCGGCCAGTCCGAGGCGGCGTACGGCATCGGCATGCGCAAGAACCAGGTCATGCGGTTCATCCTGATCCCGCAGGCCGCCCGCGCCATGCTCCCGGTCATCGTCAGCCAGCTCGTCGTCCTGGTGAAGGACACCGCACTCGGCTACATCGTGGCGTTCCCCGAGCTGATGCAGCGCGGCGTCAACGACCTCGGCGCCAACCGCGCCAACATCGTCGCCGCCGCGCTGGTCGCCGCCGCCATCTACATCGTCATCAACTTCCTCCTCACCTCCCTCGCCAGCTTCATCGAGCGCCGCACCCGCCGCCGCGGCATCCGCGTCCCGCGCAACGGCGCCAACCCGGTCCGCACCGCCGCACAGAACGTCGCCATGCCGGCCGGCATGGGCGGCGGAGCCGTCGGCGCATAG
- a CDS encoding amino acid ABC transporter permease, with translation MDLLSDPDNLDLYLTGFSWILRLTGAGALGALVLGVILAGFRVSPIPVLRGFGAAWVNIFRNTPLTLIIFFCYFGLFSTLGLSLAEEIDVNNFWLGVIGLSVYTAAFVCEAIRSGINTVPAGQAEAARAIGLSFFQVLRMIVLPQAGRAVIAPLGSIFIALAKNSTIVGTIGLAESSNAMKTLINDYGSQTILIFLIFAGTFAAVLIPTGYLFGWLANRLAVKR, from the coding sequence ATGGATCTTCTGAGCGATCCCGACAACCTGGACCTCTATCTCACCGGTTTCAGCTGGATCCTGCGTCTCACCGGCGCCGGTGCGCTCGGCGCACTCGTGCTCGGCGTGATCCTGGCCGGTTTCAGGGTCTCCCCCATCCCGGTGCTGCGCGGCTTCGGTGCCGCCTGGGTGAACATCTTCCGCAACACCCCGTTGACGCTGATCATCTTCTTCTGCTACTTCGGTCTGTTCTCCACGCTCGGCCTGTCGCTCGCCGAGGAGATCGACGTCAACAACTTCTGGCTGGGCGTGATCGGCCTCTCCGTCTACACGGCCGCGTTCGTCTGCGAGGCGATCCGCTCCGGCATCAACACGGTGCCGGCGGGCCAGGCAGAGGCGGCACGCGCGATCGGGCTGTCGTTCTTCCAGGTGCTGCGCATGATCGTGCTGCCGCAGGCCGGCCGCGCCGTGATCGCGCCGCTGGGCAGCATCTTCATCGCACTGGCGAAGAACTCCACGATCGTCGGCACGATCGGCCTCGCCGAGTCGTCGAACGCGATGAAGACGCTGATCAACGACTACGGCAGCCAGACCATCCTGATCTTCCTGATCTTCGCCGGTACGTTCGCGGCGGTCCTGATCCCTACCGGCTACCTCTTCGGCTGGCTGGCGAACCGACTGGCGGTGAAGCGCTGA